In Colias croceus chromosome 19, ilColCroc2.1, the following are encoded in one genomic region:
- the LOC123700405 gene encoding gustatory receptor for sugar taste 43a-like has protein sequence MTRPTRYTLKISWQLSWLLFHGTNLTLVVEPCHYTQVEMDRTRVLLSQITLRASTFSEDLSIELSVFYKMLFLKSTNYTPLGMCVLGRPLILAILGAVTTYLVIIFQFRSSDAK, from the exons ATGACTag ACCTACCAGATACACActcaaaatttcatg GCAACTCTCTTGGCTTTTATTTCATGGAACTAATTTAACGCTTGTAGTGGAACCATGCCATTATACTCAAGTAGAG ATGGACCGAACTCGAGTATTGCTGAGTCAGATAACTCTCAGAGCGAGTACATTTAGTGAAGACCTATCGATAGAGCTAAGTGTGTTCTATAAGATGCTGTTTCTGAAGTCCACAAATTATACCCCCCTTGGAATGTGTGTTCTAGGAAGGCCTTTGATTCTAGCG ATACTAGGCGCTGTGACAACATACCTCGTTATCATTTTTCAGTTCCGTAGTAGTGATGCTAAATAG